Proteins from a genomic interval of Papaver somniferum cultivar HN1 chromosome 4, ASM357369v1, whole genome shotgun sequence:
- the LOC113275984 gene encoding tubulin alpha chain: MRECISIHIGQAGIQVGNACWELYCLEHGIQPDGQMPSDKTVGGGDDAFNTFFSETGAGKHVPRAVFLDLEPTVIDEVRTGTYRQLFHPEQLISGKEDAANNFARGHYTIGKEIVDLCLDRIRKLADNCTGLQGFLVFHAVGGGTGSGLGSLLLERLSVDYGKKSKLGFTVYPSPQVSTSVVEPYNSVLSTHSLLEHTDVSVLLDNEAIYDICRRSLDIERPTYTNLNRLVSQVISSLTASLRFDGALNVDVTEFQTNLVPYPRIHFMLSSYAPVISAEKAYHEQLSVAEITNSAFEPSSMMAKCDPRHGKYMACCLMYRGDVVPKDVNAAVATIKTKRTIQFVDWCPTGFKCGINYQPPTVVPGGDLAKVQRAVCMISNSTSVAEVFSRIDHKFDLMYAKRAFVHWYVGEGMEEGEFSEAREDLAALEKDYEEVGAESAEGEDDEGDEY, from the exons ATGAGAGAGTGCATTTCAATCCACATCGGTCAAGCTGGTATCCAAGTCGGTAACGCTTGTTGGGAGCTTTACTGTCTTGAACATGGCATTCAG CCTGATGGACAAATGCCCAGTGACAAAACAGTTGGAGGCGGCGATGATGCTTTCAACACTTTTTTCAGTGAAACTGGTGCAGGCAAACATGTTCCTCGTGCTGTCTTCTTAGATCTTGAACCTACTGTTATTGATGAAGTTCGTACTGGAACTTATCGTCAATTGTTCCATCCTGAACAACTCATTAGTGGGAAGGAAGATGCTGCTAACAACTTCGCTAGAGGTCACTACACAA TCGGAAAAGAGATTGTAGATCTGTGTTTGGACAGGATCAGAAAGCTTGCTGATAACTGTACTGGTTTACAAGGCTTTCTTGTTTTCCATGCTGTTGGTGGTGGAACTGGATCTGGTCTTGGATCTCTATTGCTTGAGAGGCTTTCAGTTGATTACGGGAAGAAATCCAAACTTGGGTTTACTGTATACCCTTCACCTCAAGTTTCCACATCTGTTGTTGAACCTTACAACAGTGTTCTTTCAACTCATTCTCTATTGGAACACACCGATGTGTCTGTGCTGCTTGACAATGAAGCTATCTATGACATCTGCAGAAGGTCCCTTGACATTGAAAGACCTACTTACACCAACCTTAACAGGCTTGTTTCTCAG GTTATTTCATCTTTGACTGCATCACTTCGATTTGATGGAGCCTTGAATGTGGATGTGACAGAGTTCCAAACCAATTTGGTTCCATACCCACGTATCCATTTCATGCTTTCATCATATGCACCTGTTATCTCAGCTGAGAAGGCCTACCATGAGCAGCTTTCAGTTGCTGAAATCACCAACAGTGCATTTGAACCATCATCTATGATGGCTAAGTGTGATCCTCGTCATGGTAAATACATGGCTTGTTGTTTGATGTACAGAGGTGATGTTGTACCCAAGGATGTTAATGCTGCTGTTGCCACAATCAAGACTAAGAGAACCATTCAGTTTGTTGATTGGTGTCCTACTGGATTCAAGTGTGGTATTAACTACCAGCCACCAACTGTTGTTCCTGGTGGAGATTTGGCTAAGGTTCAGAGGGCTGTCTGTATGATTTCCAACTCTACAAGTGTTGCTGAAGTGTTTTCCAGAATCGATCACAAGTTTGATCTTATGTATGCCAAACGTGCCTTCGTCCATTGGTATGTTGGTGAGGGTATGGAAGAGGGAGAGTTTTCTGAAGCTCGTGAAGATTTGGCTGCTTTGGAGAAGGATTATGAGGAGGTTGGTGCTGAATCTGCTGaaggtgaagatgatgaaggcgATGAGTACTGA
- the LOC113272729 gene encoding uncharacterized protein LOC113272729: MAQNQPKPPDLGVQSNQQATDRSLNPNTNLNQSRSKCRTRQFYRPKNNNGNPILTELRNRLKMEIKAPLGRRLDFKTITFEDAKRDLLNQWKLTGSVQIIPWIKGYFVIKLDNEDDRKRVSYNGPWKTKQQQLKVQPWTPMFDPESEKVTKAAVWVRFNYPPWEFWDEETLFRMARGFG; this comes from the exons ATGGCGCAAAATCAACCAAAGCCGCCTGATTTGGGTGTTCAATCAAATCAACAAGCTACTGATCGATCTTTGAATCCTAATACCAATTTGAATCAATCACGTTCTAAATGTAGAACTAGGCAGTTCTATAGGCCGAAGAACAATAATGGAAACCCTATTCTTACGGAGTTACGAAACAGATTGAAGATGGAAATCAAGGCGCCG CTTGGTAGGCGATTGGATTTCAAAACCATAACTTTTGAGGATGCCAAAAGAgatttattgaatcaatggaagctTACTGGTTCAGTTCAAATTATCCCATGGATTAAGGGTTATTTTGTTATCAAActagacaatgaagatgatcgtaAGAGAGTTAGTTATAATGGTCCATGGAAAACTAAACAACAACAGTTGAAGGTTCAACCATGGACACCTATGTTCGATCCTGAATCGGAAAAAGTTACAAAAGctgcagtttgggttcgtttTAATTATCCTCCATGGGAATTTTGGGATGAAGAAACGCTATTTAGAATGGCTAGAGGTTTTGGATAG